Proteins encoded together in one uncultured Methanobrevibacter sp. window:
- a CDS encoding CDC27 family protein: MTIINLIENAFSKNDFERVIRLCDEISENQKAISYKARSLCLLERPHEALDVLDKTNYPDNPYHHYIKAQALMDIEQYGQAIECFEEIFDLEVNDETSLAFMKLDYNICLSLRQDELIEMEKYVDAWKVNLKSQSPYSIEGFTRHVRQYSSRVKSRQYYVRISSHKAKEKLFLFLEKNGFEIKDFEGLFFLIDVVDKICKGDDGRGEITISESKFYDKVNFHPHNKIGLKNIFHENGKIAYEGYVLNGAPYGFGKAYFEDGTLYRDGIFDINGIVQGKEYYPSGQLRFEGNWCLTRGYGPNAPCNGNAYDEDGNLIYSGQLEIKRNGMGWPMIQKPKGFPLEQENRPKIECYNGVIE, encoded by the coding sequence ATGACAATAATTAATTTAATTGAAAATGCATTTTCAAAAAACGATTTTGAAAGGGTTATAAGGCTTTGCGATGAAATCTCAGAAAACCAAAAAGCAATAAGCTATAAGGCAAGAAGCCTTTGTCTTCTTGAAAGGCCTCATGAAGCATTGGACGTTCTGGACAAGACCAATTATCCTGACAATCCATATCATCACTACATCAAGGCACAGGCGCTGATGGATATTGAACAATATGGTCAGGCAATCGAATGCTTTGAAGAGATTTTTGACCTTGAAGTGAATGATGAAACCTCCCTTGCATTCATGAAATTGGATTATAATATATGCCTCAGCTTAAGGCAAGACGAGCTGATAGAAATGGAAAAGTACGTCGATGCATGGAAAGTGAATCTCAAATCGCAATCTCCATATTCAATCGAAGGATTCACGAGACATGTAAGACAATATTCTTCAAGAGTAAAAAGCAGACAGTACTATGTGAGGATATCTTCTCACAAGGCAAAAGAAAAGCTGTTTTTATTTCTCGAAAAAAACGGATTTGAAATCAAAGACTTTGAAGGTCTTTTCTTTTTGATTGATGTGGTCGATAAAATATGCAAGGGTGATGACGGCAGAGGTGAAATCACAATTTCAGAGTCAAAATTCTATGACAAGGTTAACTTTCATCCCCATAACAAAATTGGGCTAAAAAATATATTTCATGAAAACGGAAAGATAGCATATGAAGGATATGTCCTAAACGGTGCACCATACGGTTTCGGGAAAGCCTACTTTGAAGACGGAACATTATACCGTGATGGCATATTTGACATTAATGGAATAGTTCAGGGAAAGGAATATTATCCTTCAGGACAGCTTCGCTTTGAAGGCAACTGGTGTCTTACAAGAGGATATGGGCCAAACGCACCCTGCAACGGCAATGCCTATGATGAGGATGGAAATCTGATATACTCTGGACAGCTTGAAATCAAAAGGAATGGCATGGGATGGCCGATGATTCAAAAGCCAAAAGGCTTCCCACTAGAACAGGAGAATAGACCAAAAATCGAATGTTATAATGGAGTGATAGAATGA
- a CDS encoding transposase: protein MGEYIRGVVVKLHVTPEQEVLFKQNYGCTRKTHNELLNKYKDKYGDSNKIPTKNELNQFLKESKKELPYLEETESTSLQQARDDLHKAFKNSFKSKRHNTPKFHSKKKIRPSFRQTIRKEKRPVENNTLTLRKHGKVIFSTSIEYLDLLNSPNTKFNNITVYYDGLNHYASFNIETNPPEQLPLTGKHIGCDINSNKNGWLVTSERQKEFFDVNHDNQMIKHINKLMSKCRKGSRRWKKLQKRLQKWYNKRTNQLNDYIEKLTYNLVKEYDTIVFEKNYSTIKILIGGEQNMIFPLSQFIKRLKDKFQLYKSEADGVQFVKPHNTSRTCHYCGHINKELKVKTRNYVCPKCGKILDRDINAAINILNRWFNGD, encoded by the coding sequence ATAATGAGCTTTTAAATAAATATAAAGATAAGTATGGTGATTCTAATAAAATTCCAACTAAAAATGAATTAAATCAATTCTTAAAAGAATCTAAAAAAGAATTGCCTTACTTGGAGGAAACAGAGTCCACCAGTCTTCAACAGGCACGTGATGATTTACATAAAGCTTTTAAAAACAGTTTTAAAAGCAAAAGGCATAATACTCCAAAATTTCACTCTAAAAAGAAAATACGACCTAGCTTCAGACAAACTATCCGAAAAGAAAAAAGACCAGTAGAAAACAACACACTAACTTTAAGAAAACATGGCAAAGTAATCTTCAGCACAAGCATAGAATACCTGGATTTATTAAACAGTCCCAACACCAAATTCAACAACATCACAGTATATTATGATGGATTAAACCACTATGCATCATTCAACATTGAAACAAATCCGCCAGAACAACTGCCGTTAACAGGCAAGCACATTGGATGTGATATCAATTCCAACAAAAATGGATGGCTAGTCACAAGCGAAAGACAAAAAGAATTCTTTGATGTTAATCATGACAACCAAATGATCAAACACATCAATAAATTAATGTCCAAATGCAGAAAAGGAAGCAGACGATGGAAAAAACTACAAAAAAGACTACAAAAATGGTACAACAAAAGAACAAACCAATTAAATGACTACATTGAAAAACTAACTTACAACCTAGTCAAAGAATACGACACCATAGTCTTTGAAAAAAACTACTCCACTATCAAAATTTTAATCGGAGGAGAACAAAACATGATATTTCCTCTATCACAATTCATAAAAAGACTAAAAGACAAATTCCAACTCTACAAAAGCGAAGCAGACGGCGTACAATTCGTAAAACCACACAACACAAGCCGAACATGCCACTACTGCGGACACATAAACAAAGAGTTAAAAGTCAAAACAAGAAACTATGTTTGTCCAAAATGCGGAAAAATACTTGATAGAGACATAAATGCAGCAATTAATATTCTAAACCGCTGGTTCAACGGGGATTAG
- a CDS encoding M48 family metallopeptidase, with protein sequence MNFENQLKECDELYEKQDYEALIEKCDEILGQFPYNPNAICYKGVSLHKLGETDEALNILEKGVETNPDDCPLRNNLALIYCELEEYEKVPKALQGKL encoded by the coding sequence ATGAATTTCGAAAATCAACTTAAAGAATGCGATGAATTATATGAAAAACAGGATTATGAAGCTTTAATTGAAAAATGTGATGAAATACTTGGTCAATTTCCATACAATCCTAATGCAATATGCTATAAGGGAGTTTCCCTCCATAAACTAGGTGAAACTGATGAAGCATTAAATATACTTGAAAAAGGAGTCGAAACAAATCCTGACGATTGTCCTTTGAGAAATAATCTTGCATTGATATATTGTGAATTGGAAGAATACGAAAAAGTCCCTAAAGCTTTGCAAGGAAAGCTTTAA
- a CDS encoding SseB family protein, whose amino-acid sequence MDEENLKNDAEIDNSRLEELIKQDITPQMQREVFDILKKSRLFLPIDFGEDAFKGIENSEPGDVIEGPKGFSIQFLTDDNGNKAVPLFTSEEMMQKAGVHTSVMVMYMSDLAGMLAQSDRYSIISINPFTEFGLNMPIEAFLAQFDIKPDPLRELLAKKDIKDDELKKELMSSQMIVGCVDAEEGTSFVMIWDDNKKSYLPLFTDIEEFKKIFEKYSDDVYPQAYYFADLVKVAKVDFVINPASESLILSPEVFKGQ is encoded by the coding sequence ATGGATGAAGAAAACTTAAAAAATGATGCTGAAATTGATAATTCTCGTTTGGAGGAACTAATTAAACAGGACATAACTCCCCAGATGCAAAGGGAAGTATTTGATATATTAAAGAAATCCAGACTCTTCCTGCCGATTGATTTTGGAGAGGATGCATTCAAGGGAATTGAAAACTCAGAACCCGGCGATGTAATTGAAGGCCCGAAAGGTTTCAGCATTCAATTTTTAACTGATGATAATGGAAACAAGGCAGTTCCGTTATTTACAAGTGAAGAGATGATGCAAAAGGCAGGCGTTCACACATCAGTAATGGTGATGTATATGAGCGACCTTGCTGGAATGCTTGCCCAAAGCGACAGGTATTCAATAATTTCAATCAACCCATTCACTGAATTTGGTCTGAACATGCCGATTGAAGCGTTTTTGGCACAGTTTGATATCAAACCTGATCCATTGAGGGAACTTCTGGCCAAAAAGGACATTAAGGATGATGAATTAAAAAAAGAGCTCATGTCCTCCCAGATGATTGTGGGCTGCGTTGATGCAGAAGAAGGCACAAGTTTTGTCATGATATGGGATGATAACAAAAAGTCTTATCTTCCATTGTTTACAGACATTGAAGAGTTCAAAAAGATTTTTGAAAAATACTCAGATGATGTATATCCTCAGGCATATTATTTCGCCGACTTGGTAAAGGTTGCAAAAGTTGATTTTGTGATAAATCCAGCATCAGAATCACTGATTTTGAGTCCTGAAGTATTTAAAGGACAGTGA
- a CDS encoding peptidoglycan-binding protein, translating into MVQSFDNNTKTIKEYDKSVLVFLELDSTLGLVNTPIALINEEITYTPSQEGNGTVTARHLNAYYTITIENSKIPTVIKPAAESYEVYVDDTCGNLAVLQNEDGNNITEEYTLTYTSNNESVVKIVNDSFVAVGEGSAVITVSFNGTDRFAAAESKTIYVTVKRIPTEIVSSAVTTVYNVDKNLVITLKDVKGNSVSGVNITVDLNGAKTYTTDKNGQVKVPTKGLVPKAYTAKVTFDGNAKYVNSSKNVKVTVKKAASKIVAKSKTFKTITKTKKYAITLKNNIGKPISKAVVYLKVAGKTYKATTNSKGKATFKITKLNKKGNFKATVTFKGNKYYKKVTKKVTIKVKQVWKTVSKGSKESAKVKKIQRALKNNGYYLTYQGHYLKVDGIYWDCTVRSVKEFQHDKGLKVTGKVDEKTALKLGLI; encoded by the coding sequence GTGGTTCAATCATTCGACAACAATACAAAAACCATCAAGGAATATGATAAATCAGTATTGGTCTTTTTAGAGTTAGATTCAACACTTGGGTTGGTGAATACTCCTATTGCATTAATAAATGAGGAGATAACATACACACCTTCACAAGAGGGAAACGGAACAGTAACAGCTAGACACTTAAATGCATACTACACAATTACTATAGAAAACTCTAAAATACCTACAGTCATTAAACCTGCTGCTGAATCTTATGAAGTATATGTGGATGATACTTGTGGTAATCTTGCTGTTCTTCAAAATGAAGACGGAAACAATATAACTGAGGAATATACATTAACCTACACTTCCAACAATGAATCTGTTGTTAAGATTGTAAACGATTCATTTGTTGCTGTCGGTGAAGGTAGTGCTGTCATTACTGTTTCATTCAACGGCACTGACAGATTTGCGGCTGCTGAAAGCAAAACAATTTATGTAACTGTGAAAAGGATTCCTACTGAAATTGTATCTTCTGCAGTGACAACAGTTTATAATGTTGACAAAAACCTCGTAATCACTTTAAAGGATGTCAAAGGTAATTCAGTCAGTGGAGTAAATATAACCGTTGACCTTAACGGTGCCAAAACATACACTACTGACAAGAACGGTCAGGTTAAAGTTCCAACCAAAGGATTGGTTCCTAAAGCATACACTGCAAAAGTAACCTTCGACGGCAACGCTAAGTATGTCAACTCATCCAAAAACGTCAAGGTCACTGTCAAAAAGGCGGCTTCTAAAATTGTCGCCAAGTCCAAGACCTTCAAGACAATCACCAAAACCAAAAAATATGCAATAACATTAAAGAACAATATTGGTAAACCAATCAGCAAAGCTGTTGTGTACTTGAAAGTCGCAGGCAAGACCTACAAGGCCACTACCAACTCCAAAGGTAAGGCTACCTTCAAAATCACCAAACTCAACAAGAAAGGAAACTTCAAGGCGACCGTAACCTTTAAGGGAAACAAATACTACAAGAAAGTGACCAAAAAAGTTACAATTAAGGTCAAACAGGTCTGGAAAACAGTTTCAAAAGGAAGCAAAGAATCTGCAAAAGTTAAAAAGATCCAACGTGCTTTGAAAAACAACGGATACTATTTAACCTACCAAGGTCACTACCTTAAAGTAGACGGTATCTATTGGGACTGTACTGTAAGGTCTGTCAAAGAGTTCCAGCATGACAAAGGATTGAAGGTAACAGGTAAGGTTGATGAAAAGACTGCCCTAAAACTCGGATTAATTTAA
- a CDS encoding ADP-ribosylglycohydrolase family protein, translating into MKIKDGIVGLTVGDALGVPVEFRPREYLIENPVTGMMGHGTYDKPKGTWSDDTSLTLATMQSIAAKNAIDLEDIMREFVAYARESKYCQYEVFDYGNTTIEAINRFERGYPVNECGGRDEYDNGNGSLMRILPLAFIPGITYDEIESVSGLTHAHPKSKISCVLYIEIAKSMLENNLEIEEHIQRACEKIQKHYEGVEYLEEFRDIFEMDFHVSEGRSYVIKTLEAVLYCLLETENYRDAVLKAVNLGRDTDTVAAITGGLAGIYYGDIPQEWIDDIPQMDYVLGICSDFENFCLKK; encoded by the coding sequence ATGAAAATAAAAGATGGAATAGTAGGTTTGACAGTAGGAGATGCACTTGGAGTGCCTGTGGAGTTTCGCCCAAGAGAATATCTGATTGAAAATCCGGTAACCGGAATGATGGGTCATGGAACATACGACAAGCCAAAGGGAACCTGGTCTGACGATACATCACTGACACTGGCAACTATGCAGAGCATCGCAGCAAAAAATGCAATTGATTTGGAGGACATAATGAGGGAATTTGTGGCATATGCTCGGGAATCCAAATACTGCCAATATGAAGTATTCGACTACGGAAACACCACAATTGAAGCTATTAACAGATTCGAGAGAGGATATCCGGTTAACGAATGCGGAGGAAGAGATGAATATGACAATGGAAACGGATCTCTAATGAGAATACTGCCATTGGCATTCATTCCGGGCATTACATATGATGAAATCGAAAGCGTATCAGGACTTACACACGCCCATCCAAAATCCAAAATCTCCTGTGTGCTTTATATAGAAATAGCAAAGTCAATGCTTGAAAACAATCTTGAAATCGAAGAGCATATACAAAGGGCATGCGAAAAAATCCAGAAACATTATGAAGGCGTAGAGTATTTGGAGGAGTTTCGAGATATCTTTGAAATGGATTTCCATGTAAGTGAAGGCAGAAGCTATGTCATAAAAACCCTTGAAGCTGTTCTTTATTGCCTTTTGGAAACTGAAAACTATAGGGATGCAGTCCTTAAGGCGGTAAATCTCGGCCGTGATACAGATACAGTAGCGGCCATTACAGGAGGGCTTGCAGGTATATACTATGGCGATATCCCTCAGGAGTGGATTGATGACATTCCACAAATGGACTATGTCCTTGGAATATGCAGTGACTTTGAGAATTTCTGCCTAAAAAAATGA